In Oryza brachyantha chromosome 1, ObraRS2, whole genome shotgun sequence, the following are encoded in one genomic region:
- the LOC102710633 gene encoding D-inositol 3-phosphate glycosyltransferase: MALISSLQRPRKPRCPSHPMLSLSPSLVCLLVLVPFLSLLLLHRSAFPSSCSPLLAHLTSSSSSRSSASGFAGGDLREIEFSWNHLPFRNSRPPPARLKIAVFSRKWPVASAPGGMERHAHTLHTALAARGHRVHVFTSPPPHTEAAPRRSPDGPQLHFLDGDPGVWRCDEAWKLYEAEAENDPFDVIHSESVALFHRWARGVPNLVVSWHGISLEALHSGIYQDLARSDDEHMSPAFNHSLGQSVYRVLSEVRFFRSYAHHVAISDATGEMLRDVYQIPSRRVHVILNGVDEAQFEPDAALGHAFREDLGLPKAADLVLGVSGRLVKDKGHPLLYEAFSKLVLRHPNVYLLVAGKGPWEQRYMDLGRNAKVLGAVPPEKLKAFYNALDVFVDPTLRPQGLDLTLMEAMQCGKPVLATRFPSIKGSIVVDDEFGYMFAPNVESLLEKLEAVVQEGARRAAQRGRACRDYAKNMFAATKMALAYERLFLCVKNDSFCGYPAEFD, translated from the coding sequence ATGGCACTGATCAGCTCGCTGCAGAGGCCAAGGAAGCCGAGGTGCCCTTCCCACCCAATGctttccctctctccctccctcgtctgcctcctcgtcctcgtccctTTCCTCTCCctgctgctcctccaccgCTCCGCGTTCCCGTCGTCATGTTCTCCGCTCCTCGCCCACCTGACTTCGTCATCCTCCTCGCGCTCCTCGGCGAGcggcttcgccggcggcgacctgcGTGAGATCGAGTTCTCGTGGAACCACCTGCCGTTCAGGAATTCCaggccaccgccggcgaggctCAAGATCGCCGTGTTCTCGCGGAAGTGGCCCGTGGCCTCGGCACCCGGAGGCATGGAGCGGCACGCGCACACGCTGCACACGGCgctggcggcgcgggggcaccGTGTCCACGTGTtcacctccccgccgccgcacacCGAGGCCGCGCCACGGCGCTCCCCCGACGGGCCGCAGCTCCACTTCCTCGACGGCGATCCCGGGGTGTGGCGCTGCGACGAGGCGTGGAAGCTGTacgaggccgaggccgagaACGACCCGTTCGACGTCATACACTCGGAGAGCGTGGCCTTGTTCCACCGCTGGGCGCGCGGCGTGCCCAACCTGGTCGTGTCGTGGCACGGCATCTCCCTGGAGGCTCTGCACTCGGGGATATACCAGGACCTCGCCcgcagcgacgacgagcacATGTCGCCGGCGTTCAACCACAGCCTGGGACAGTCGGTGTACCGGGTGCTGTCCGAGGTGCGCTTCTTCCGGAGCTACGCGCACCACGTGGCCATCAGCGACGCCACGGGGGAGATGCTGCGCGACGTGTACCAGATCCCCAGTCGCCGCGTGCACGTCATCCTCAACGGAGTGGACGAGGCGCAGTTCGAGCCGGACGCCGCGCTGGGCCACGCCTTCCGGGAGGACCTCGGGCTGCCCAAGGCCGCTGACCTGGTGCTCGGTGTCTCCGGCCGGCTGGTCAAGGACAAGGGCCACCCGCTGCTGTACGAGGCCTTCTCCAAGCTCGTGCTGCGCCACCCCAACGTGTACCTCCTCGTTGCCGGCAAGGGGCCGTGGGAGCAGCGCTACATGGACCTTGGCCGCAACGCCAAGGTGCTcggcgccgtgccgccggAGAAGCTCAAGGCGTTCTACAACGCGCTGGACGTGTTCGTGGACCCGACGCTGCGGCCGCAGGGCCTGGACCTGACGCTCATGGAGGCCATGCAGTGCGGCAAGCCGGTGCTCGCCACACGGTTCCCTAGCATCAAGGGCAgcatcgtcgtcgacgacgagttCGGCTACATGTTCGCGCCCAACGTGGAGTCGCTGCTCGAGAAGCTGGAGGCCGTGGTGCAAGAgggcgcccgccgcgccgcgcagcGCGGCCGCGCCTGCCGCGACTACGCCAAGAACATGTTCGCCGCCACCAAGATGGCGCTCGCGTACGAGAGGCTCTTCCTCTGTGTCAAGAACGACAGTTTCTGTGGCTACCCAGCTGAGTTCGATTAG